The proteins below come from a single Triticum aestivum cultivar Chinese Spring chromosome 5D, IWGSC CS RefSeq v2.1, whole genome shotgun sequence genomic window:
- the LOC123121447 gene encoding malonyl-CoA decarboxylase, mitochondrial — protein sequence MTRSHTPKSLAVLLRARMHPDSIPSPPPAPSPPASPEPDPSARPAAASSVRHWLHASIGAASPPPAALECFSDGYRSLDRGGRHEILRSLATDYDVPRARVRDLMRQYVSVSATGEGGGEQPGAEREEGGAASALYRMERGLRDALRPKYAGFLEAMNAQPGGLKLLAVIRADLLALLGEENAPVLRALDGYLKEKLVTWLSPAALALHQITWDDPASLLEKIVAYEAVHPIRNLIDLKRRLGVGRRCFGYFHPAIPGEPLIFIEVALLKDMATSIQEVLLDVPPIAECEAKCALFYSISSTQPGLSGINLGKFLLKRVIDMLRKDMPSVQIFATLSPIPGFMQWLLAKLASQIKLAETEMQEGNLIEGASSTFRESILFPEEEKMIHSAIDQINGKQGIELLQDILKSSQWVKSDKLSAALKSPLMRLCTRYLTREKIRGKALDAVANFHLQNGAMVERLNWMADQSEKGIEQSGGIMVNYLYRLENIEEYASSYSATGIIRTSPSLS from the exons ATGACCAGGAGCCACACCCCGAAATCCCTCGCCGTCCTGCTCCGTGCCAGGATGCACCCGGACTctatcccctcgccgccgcccgctccgTCACCCCCCGCCAGCCCCGAGCCCGACCCCAGTGcccggcccgccgccgcctcctccgtccgccactggCTCCACGCCTCAATCGGCGCGGCCtccccgcctcccgccgccctcgaGTGCTTCTCCGACGGGTACCGCTCCCTCGACCGAGGCGGCCGCCACGAGATCCTCCGATCCCTCGCCACAGACTACGACGTGCCCCGCGCGCGGGTTCGCGACCTCATGCGCCAGTACGTGAGCGTCTCTGCCACCGGGGAGGGTGGGGGCGAGCAGCCGGGGgcggagagagaggagggcggcgcCGCATCGGCTTTGTACCGTATGGAGAGGGGGCTCCGGGACGCGCTCCGGCCCAAGTACGCCGGGTTCCTCGAGGCCATGAACGCGCAGCCTGGCGGGCTCAAGCTCCTGGCGGTCATCCGAGCCGATCTCCTCGCCTTGCTGGG GGAGGAGAATGCTCCAGTGCTGCGTGCATTGGATGGGTACTTGAAGGAGAAGCTCGTGACGTGGCTCAGCCCAGCGGCACTGGCACTCCACCAGATAACCTGGGATGATCCTGCCTCCTTGCTGGAGAAGATTGTGGCTTATGAA GCTGTGCATCCAATCAGGAATCTGATAGACTTGAAGAGAAGGCTGGGTGTGGGCCGACGTTGTTTTGGTTACTTCCATCCTGCGATACCAG GGGAGCCCCTGATTTTCATCGAAGTTGCTCTCCTCAAAGATATGGCCACATCTATACAG GAAGTTTTGTTGGATGTCCCTCCAATCGCTGAATGTGAAGCTAAATGTGCACTGTTTTACTCAATATCGTCAACCCAG CCAGGCTTATCAGGTATTAATCTGGGAAAGTTTCTACTCAAGCGTGTCATTGACATGTTGAGAAAAGATATGCCTTCCGTACAG ATTTTTGCTACTCTTAGCCCGATACCTGGTTTCATGCAATGGCTTCTCGCTAAGTTGGCCTCTCAAATAAAATTAGCAGAGACAGAGATGCAAGAGGGCAATTTGATAGAAGGTGCTAGTTCTACTTTCAGAGAATCCATCCTTTTCCCGGAGGAAGAGAAGATGATACACAGTGCCAT CGATCAAATCAACGGTAAACAAGGAATTGAACTTTTGCAAGATATACTGAAATCAAGTCAATGGGTAAAGTCTGACAAATTATCTGCTGCGCTGAAATCTCCTCTTATGCGTTTGTGTACAAG GTATCTTACCAGAGAGAAAATACGAGGAAAAGCTCTAGATGCTGTTGCTAATTTTCACTTGCAAAATGGAGCA ATGGTTGAGAGATTAAACTGGATGGCCGACCAATCCGAGAAGGGCATTGAACAAAGTGGAGGTATCATGGTCAATTATCTGTACAG GTTGGAGAATATAGAAGAATATGCATCGTCTTATTCGGCTACAGGGATTATCCGTACGTCACCTAGCCTCTCCTAA